The DNA segment GGAACTTGCAACTAAGGAATTTCGCAGAGTTCGCGAGTGTATCGTACGCGCGGTTGGTGTAATTGGGCCTAGCCCTACCATATAGAACGCATGATAACAATACATATTAGGCCTCTTAATGGGCTGTTTAGTTATCTGATTATATTATTTCTTTCTACTTTACCATCCCAGATTATTCCCAAGTCCCCCAACTCGTAATGGCAATGTAGGAAATCGCTATACGGTCAAACTTTACTACATTTGGGATGCTATACTTCCTTATACTTAGATTTCTCACAAGTTATAACTATGTAAAAATTTTAACTGGTCAACTTTCCAAAATATGAAGATTTGTTACCTAGTTTGACTAATGTCCACGTCTTACTATGccagttaaaatatattatagtttttttattagTATTAATGTTGTATTGCCCCAACTAAAAAGCAGGTtaaatatgtatacaaaattaaatatttttttaatatgtatgcataaatcttaaacaacacttaaaatgaaacgaaaatgaataattttaattagtCCAAGTGTTATATTCTCAAAATtcagtataaataaaatatgtaagtGATATATTTTACTTTCCAAGTTTTACTAGTGTTCGTAAATGTCGTGTCACTCgaataataataaagtaaaatatactTTATCTGAACAAGAAAAATTGTTGCCTCTTATCTTATTTAGGATATGACTAATGAGCATCAATATATTTTCAATGAATTTCTTAACTGTaagatcaaaataaaattattgtttactTATCTTATTTAGAGTATGAGCATTGAAAATCTTCAATGGTTTTTCTAAAcgttaattaaaagaaaatagataaaatataaaagaatggAAAATAGTCTCAAATGAAAACTATGAAATGTTTATGAGAAAATTGCATGTTATGTGTTCTTAATTCTTATATAAATGATCTAGACttcttatagatattaaaatttagttagatAATTCAAttctattcaaattatatttttctgaaattggATACTTACATGAAAAACTCTATAAATgttgatgttttagtgtagagcATACTGCATCGTTATTGTTTATcgttattgtttaaaatttgtttattttattaaataactaGTGTTGGTGATATATTATCTGAGtgaaatacaaataaaacatgataataaataataattgtttttcttaattttctaaTAATGTTGAGTAatgtttcatttataaaattttgactaGTGTCAATGCAATCAtctaaatagaaaaataaaacatatgtgTAAGTAACAAATTGTCTATGACcaaaaagtaataaatcgtcatttaataattttaggtATTATCGGTGCagtattaaaacaaattaaaaccatttaatatatatatatatatatatatacatatatataataacatttttaattttaaatttggagATATTATGATTGgatatttttcttcaaaataattataaaagtgaGATTTGCAAACTGTTGGATTTAATTATccagaaaaattataaaagtgaGATTTGCATACTTACTTTTTAGTCATTTgtttttacataaaattatatgacTATTTTGGATGATGTATTTATTTAAGTGATGAGTgagttaaatataatatttaagtaataatgtttgttttcgAGAGTTAACTAGTGTTGGTACATAATGatctaatttaaaaagaaagaaagaaatattgagtaatgaattgttatttagTAGCTTTAACTTTGTGGGTgctatattaaaataattcaaacCAATTAAAGTATATGTGTAAATAGTTTAAAAGATCCAAACTTAAATTACAATAACTACAATTGGATTTATCtatcaaatttattaaaaactaaaaactgagATTTGTATAGTTCCTGTTTCTTTATGAGTTGTTGTCAGATTGTGTTGTGAAAATTTCTGGAACTacactattttttgtttaaaaaaaaaacttttcaacttgtttggaaacaagaaaaaaatgatttctttGCCTTTTTATCTCACTGAATCCATAATTGTCAAGAAAAGAAACTTTGGTTTCCTTAACAAAGGAAAGGCGAAACGGTTTAAAAAGAGAGAGGGGGTACAATGGTAAAAGTGACGGACGGGCACAAGAGAATAATAGCTTATAAAATGGCCATTAGACGATCACGCAAACAGGCACTCGCTTGATATCTCTCTCCCCATCCTCACCGCTTCAGACCAAAACTCTcttctctgaaaaaaaaaaaaagaatttatccGACCAAAGGTAATCTCACTTTCTCACTGGTCTCTGGGTTTATCCAATTTCTCTCATTATCAATAAAGTTGTATCCTTTAAAGCCTTTTTTCTGGGTCTCTGATCAAAATGGCCATGACCAAATCAGATTGAACAATAAATCCAATAGTATTATTCTGTATTGGTCTGATTCTGAATTAGAACGCAAGATTACCGTAACCTCGTTAATGAATAATGATCGTCGAATCAATCTGTTTTATGCATCTCTCTGCACTTGTTGTGAATGGTTTTCTTTTGTACTAGTAGTGTCAGTTACATCCCCAAGTATCAATCAATGTCGTGTCTAAGATTTGATTCTGAGCCTTTTTTTGAGATTTATTCGTTtaataaaacgtttttgaatttgattttcATCGTTTTAGCAGGAGAAGATGGCTAAGCAGAGGCGTGTATTGTCAGTTTCAAGCAACAGGACCAGAGTATCACCGTACCCACTTCGCTCTTCAAGGaccaagaaagagaaagaacctGAGCTGCCTATCCAGACAGAAGGCCCAAGCCAATGGGAAGACGTCCGGTGTGTAATCTGCCAAGAACCGCCGCACAACGCCGTCCTCTTGCGCTGCTCTTCCTCATCCACCGGATGCCGTGCTTACATGTGTGACACGAGCGCTCGTCATTCCAACTGTTTCAAGCAGTACCGCTTGAAAAACATGAACCGCTTGACCAAAGCCTTCAACTGTCCTTACTGCAGAGGAGAGGTCCAGGAGACGATGAAGGTGTCGGGCGCGATGAGATATCTGAACGCTAAACCGAGGGGCTGCGCTTTCGAGGGCTGTGTCTTTTCGGGGAGCTATTCGCAGCTTAAGAACCACTTGAAAGCTGCGCACCCTGGCTTCACCGGACCCGTGGTGGACCAGAGGAGACATTTGGCGTGGGAGCAGATGCAGAGAGCTGCTGAGTACACTGAAGTGATGACTGCAGCTGGTATTCCACATAGCCCCCAGGTTGTGCAGCGCTACAGTCTTGCTTCTTATCCGATTGAGGTCAATGGAGTAGCGCATGACCGTATGCCGTTTAATCTCCCTCCAAATCCGGTGATTCGTCTCAACATCAATGGAGTGGAGCATGATCAGTTTCCGCACAATCTTCCTCCTAATCCGATGATTCGTATTAGTATCAGTGGAGTGGTGCGTAACCTTTCTTTGGGGGTCAGGTAAAAGGAGCAGCAAACTGGCCATGACCATAATTCATAGTTGAAGAATCCTAATTTGTTTAGGGAACCTAAAGATTTTGAATATTGTTCAAAGTTTTTGATGTCTCATAGctttttttcttcatgtttCAATAGCATCCATAATGTTTAAAATCATCATTATCATTCTTTAGGTTACTTATAtatgttgaacaaaaaaaaaaagttactcaTATATATGCAGCGGTTTCAACCCAAACAAAGTTGtgtatacaaaaatattttatagctGCTAAGCTCATTCCTCCCTAATCTCATTCCTCCCTAAGGTGGACATCAAAtggatttgattcgatctctgtgACTGGAATAAGTAAAACACCAGTTGAATTAACTGAAATGAATATAGAATGTCGAGTTCTCACGTCGTCTCTGGGGTCTGCTGTGGGCTGTCAATGAAACAAACTGGCGATATCTCTTAGGAAATCTTAAGCACGGGCAATGCCATCCAGAGATGGGCTTAAGAGGCAGCGGCGGATGTAGGATTATTTTTTGGTGGAGGCAAATCTTATATAAGATTTTGAATATTGTTCAAAGTTTTTGATGTCTCATAGctttttttcttcatgtttCAATAGCATCCATAATGTTTTAGACCATCATTATCATTCTTTAGGTTTACTTATATATATGCAGCGGTTTCAACCCAAAAACAAAGAAGTGTatacaaaagtattttataCTCTCTCCATATTGTTTATTtcactatacatttttcaataactatagaccaataaaatttaatcaattcaaatactTTCAGTTAATGTTTTTTGAAAGTATACAACTTAGCAACATTaccttaaaactatataaaatctattatttTGGAACAAAAAGGTCATATTCTCCCAAAGCTTTGATTTTTAAACATCAGTCCGTGGAATAAGAATCTGTTCGCCCTAGCCGTCTCTCCCTGCCACGGAAATCGAGGCGCCGTTTCTTCTTAGTTTCGTCGACGCCGGCAGCGACCTAGCTCGCCGGCGTCGTCTTCGTCCGTCTCCCTTGATGCCTCGTTTCAAGTCTGCTTCTCTTTCCATCGCTGCTGCTGTTCCGTTCATCTCTGCCGCGACTGCTGCTCCGTTCGTCTCCGACGCGACTGCCGCGTTGTTCGTCTCCACCATTACTGCTACTGTTTCAAATCGTTTGGGTTCAAGCGTGCTCCGGAAGTCCACCGTCTCTTATGCTGTCCGCTTATCTGGGGATTCCCGGAAAGCAATGTCAAGCGGGTCCTCCGCTCCTCGTATTCCTTGCCGCTGCTCCTCCGTTCTGCGTGTTCCTTGGTGCTGTGGCTCCTACTTCTGGTGCGTCAGATCTGTAACTCAAGGCTCTGTGTTCGTAGATCCTCGCCGGAAACCGCCTCCTCTTCCATCCAAACCTTTTCCATTTCATTTCTTCACCGGTGCTGCGAAGACATGTGCTATCGACGAGACCCGCCACTGTGGCGAAGTACTTAAGCTATCTCCGACCTGTCCCGCCAGATGTGCTGACTGCTCCGGTTCACCGCCTGATGCTCCCCCGTTCTCAATCGTTGGCCGTTTGGATACCGCCGGCGACTTTCCACAACCGCATACAACCGTTCGTTGGCTTGTCTTTGGGTTGCTAATGATAATTTTTTGGGCCAGGCTCACTATGATTACTGCTGATATTATCAGCTCACGGCTTAGCTCAGGTAAACACAGTTCAGAAATGGACATGGTTTCATTGATTTTGGCTAAGTCGCAAAGGAGTTCCGGTGGATTCATTGGTCCCTTTGAATTGCGCATAATGATATATCTTTTAGTTATGAAGAGTTTTCCGTTGGATTCATCGGGAACATCTTGGTTGCTTGTTCTACCCTCCTCTCATAAGGAGTGGATCTCATACCTTCTTTCAATGAAAGGATATACTTTCTCGGTTCTATTGCTGAGTTCTGGCTTTAGTTTCTCTACCAGTCTGTCTTCTTGTGTAGCGGTTTCTACGGGACCTGAAGAGGCAACCGAGATTACTTTTGGGTTTCTCGTAGGTGAGAGCTGGCTTTCAACGTCACATTATGTGACTATCTTTCAGCTGATCTCGAAGGTTTTATCGACGCATTCAAGCTTCGTCTCGAATTCGCTGTCAACTTTTTATGAAGATTTATCTCATTTAGCTTATGTTgttgtttatctttttaatcAAAGAGGATGTTTAATTCCCTCTAGTTATTGTACTCATGCAAGTtaatgattaatgaaaacaagttgtgttcaaaaaaaaaacatcagtcCGTGGTCTGAGGCCCTAATGCCCATTGAGAATATAGGTGGACATCAAATGGATGTGATTCGGTCCCTGTTACTGGAATAAGTAAAACACCAATTGAATTAACTCAAATGAATGTGGAATGTAGAGTCGCTGCAGAGATCACGTCGTCTCTGGGGTTAGCTGTAAATGAAACAGACTGGCGATATCTCTTAGGAAATCTTAATCACGGGCAATGCCATCCAGAGATGGGCTTAAGAGGCAGTGGCGGATGTAGGATTATTTTTTGGTGGGGGTAAATCTTGTTTAAGCTTAAAAACTATAGCTAGAAAATGGTATTTACTAAGAAAAAACAACTAAAATTTAAgcatattaaacaaattatgaaaatttcatGGTAGCACTTGCCACAAATACAAAGAGCAGTTATACTGCATTTGTGTCCTCTTTAAAAAGGTGGTGGTAAAACATAACCCTGAAACGTTCCAAACAACTAAAGCAATACAAACTCAAGATTGTTAACCAAACATGGAACCAGAGAACAAGTATGATCTTGAACAAAACTCTTTAAGATTTTGCTGCGTACCTTAACTTTGTTATCATCAGTCAGCCCCAATTGCCAATTACTGGGAATCTGGTGTGTAAGCAACACAGTTGACATGGAAAAAGTGTCCTGGTTGCTTCAGTTATAGCTTTCAGATCACCATTCCCAGACTAATAGCTGCCCTAACCAAAGTTCAACAACCAGGTACCATGCTCGTTTAAAGACAGTtgttgtcttcttctccttagAAATGGATATAGGATCATGTTTATTATGTTCATTGTATATCCAGTTGCTAACTTGTTCATAAACTTTGTAAAAACAGATTAGATAGTAACAttacatttattatataaattttggaaCATAAATTACAATCAACCATTAATTGTACTATAGATATATTGTAAATGACCACTTTGACTTAAAAGCAAAAGCTAAGAAAACTCCGGTCTTAACCTCGGAGTGTCTTAACCGCCACCAGCCTTACGTCGTCGACGACCGGACCACAAAGCGAGCCAGAGTGATCATTCTTCATATGGTAAAACGTGCTGAGGAAAGTGACTCGAGTCCTCGCCGACACCGCCTTGAACACAAGCCTTCCCCGTTTAAACCCGCCTTTCCCCTTAGACACGTACTCCACCAGGGTCTTGCCACGTCCAGCGAACGCCTCCACTGCCATGGGTCCTTCGCAAGCGTCTCTGGCGTCTCCAACGTTGAAAGTGAGGGCGTAGAATTTGTTAGGTGACGTCCTCACGATCTGAGAAACGGCACTCTCTTTGCCTCCAACAAGCTCGATGGCTCTGTGTCCCTCAGGGACGAAGAAGTGTGCCTTGTCCACGTACTTAACGGCCTTGAGAGACTCGATTATCCATCCAGGCAAAGGGCTGTTGTCGTCCTCGATGAAAGGTGGTATCAGTACTCCCCACTTTGCCGTGGAAAACACGTAAGGTCCTTCCTCGAAGTTCCCGTTCTTTATGAGATTATCTaaaataaccaaatacacaTAAACCAAGATGTTTCGGTTAGAGAAATTAAAGAAATTTGTTTGAAATTTGTAATCAAAAACCTTATTCCTGTTTCGagttgttattttataaaattttaattaaaaaaaaatgtttcggTTTTTACTCAACACATATGATGTGTTTACGGTTTACTTACATCCGGAGAATCTTGGAGGGAACAAAGCCTTGATAGCAACAGCGTCGATCAGCGGTCCACAAGCCGGGTGCTCTTCATGACCCGGGTTATGGATCCGGATCACGATTTCAGGTCCACCAGCTTTAAAAGCCCATGAGTACGAGTCCCAGCCATCGCTGCCGTACATTGTCTGGATAGGGATGACACCAGACTCATGCGTGACGGAGATGTTAAGCCGCTCGTCCTGAGCGCAAGTTCGAGCGGCGCTGAACGTAATCGAATATAGACGACCTGATCGTACGGATATTTTCTGGGAGATTGAGGCCTCGTTGCCTAACCTGACGGCTGATGAGCCTTCCGGTACGACCAAAACCATGTCGTCTTGTTTCTGACCAGCTTTGATGTACTCCACGAAGCCGGTCATGTCCCAGTGAGCAACGGCGTTTCGTTCCTTAACAACGGATCCTTTCAGTTGGGACGGTTTTGGACCTATCTCGAAATTACCGTTTGGTAATAAACCTGAAATCACCAAAGCATTACAAATTTTGTAAGTCAAGATTTTTGAGTTTACTAAAAGAGTTGTGTTTAATGATGAGCATTATAGTTTACTACCGTCGCGGATTGGAGCAGACACCGCGACATTAGAAGAAACGCAGAGTAGCGCTAAGAGAAGTGCGGCTTCTTGATACATTGTCACTTCCTAATTGGGTGGGAGATGAATATTGAAGATAGAGCAAAACTGTGAATATGTAAAGTGTGGAGAATGATGGGGTTTATATGGGTTTGAGTTACAAGATCGAACACATGGTTTGGACGAACAATCACGAGAATGCCACTGGAAGCATCCTCTTGCATGGGATCTGTTTGTCAGATGCTACGTAGACACATGCAGCTCAGGAAACATTGACTTCATGATTACGAATTTGGTTTCTTCGATGCATTTTTAGTTCTTTGTTTAACaaatattatactattattAAGATACCAATTGGTTTaaacagttatatatatatatatataacttggtTGACAAACAAAACGCTTTGTTTTATCAGTATTAAACTATAAATGCCATGATTACAAAATGATTGAAATTTTGTATCCTTGAGATGTCTTGACAATTGATCATTAGCATaccaaatttaattatttagactacgtattgatatttgttttcatatacaACGCAACAACTATAAGTTATATATCGCCATGAATATGTATGTGctgtttttgaaaatatataaaataataaaaagatgaaGTCAAAATGAATCAATGATATATGATCAGATTGAAATAGTGATCACATTTGGATCAACACGTGAAGGGGTAGGTTGTTTTCTGGTGCAGGTACAACTGCCGACTCTACCGCATTAGAAGCTGCCATCAATATTTCAAATGTCCCAAAAGATGTTGGAGTTTATTATTTCCAAATGCATTTGATCCTTTAGCTAcaatacacattattttaatattctaTACCAACTAATAGCATAattattttagcaaaaaaaaaactaatatcatAATTATGCTGAAGTTGTTACTTTGTTAGTGGGAAATGCATCTGCAAATTAAAAAGATGTGCAAACCTTCTGTTTTTATGTTGCTTTTGAGCTCTGTTTCTAGCATTTCACTTTTCCTTGTAAGTGAAATGTATAACTAGTAAGTTGAATCGACTCAAACATCAAAATGATGGTCTTGTTATCTGCTACCTAAGTTTTGTTTCTTACTTGcatattttgtttgattgaCTAAATTATGTTCGGATGTATAAGGGATTAATTACACTATATAACAGCAATAATGCGTAATTAAGTTTCGCTTTGAATAGTTGTAATTCAAAGCGAAACTTAATTTAGTCAATCAAACATATTTGAGCTTCGCTTTGAATAACAGCAATAATGTGGAATTAACAGCAAACATATTTAAAGAGGAGTCTCGTATGGTCGATAGACGAGTTTCCcaaaattattttgaagatcccaaaattattttgaagaaaaaatatatgGTTTGCCAAGTACATAAATTTATTGAAAGATTAGAATAATACTgagtttaattaataataaatgaatatttttagaACTGATAATCCGATTAATATCGGAAAAGATTTCATGTTCAACCGGATCTTGTACATGTAACTAAATCTGAACCGAATCCGACTAAACTCGAACTGAATCTGAGCcgaaattttataatatgtgaATGGAGATAAAATTAATGAACCTAGAAACTCAAAATTCAGATGGATCTGAACTGAAACCCGATTAAGACCTAGTTACCCAGCCCTAATTGAAGAATAGTatgtttttgattaatttcagtagtgtttttttaaaagatttctagATGAAGTTAGATATcagttataatttgatttgaaCCGAATTGAACCAAACCCGAtcagaaattttttaaaaatttcatccGAACGCAATGGGACCCGAACCCCTACACCTTATATTGATGGAATTTATAGAGTTGTGAAatacagtataacctctttaaattaatactctataaattaatatacactaaaaatctctataaaataatataattttataaaaaaaaattcataggagtgaaacctctaaaaattaataatgttgggactgtCATATCCGATAAGCTGGGCAAGGGAGAGTTATCAAATGATGATTTTGAGCTCTatgtgttaattatttaaatgaaaacagGTGACGGGATTTTTGTGGAAGGTCAAACGAGCAAAATATGTGCTTGATAAATTAAAGCACGGAGGTGGACGTGGAAGGTCTTTGATATCTCTCTCTTGAACTCATTTCTACCATTTTAGAATGCTTCATGTAACATTCAAATCCAGTTTCAAAGAGCCTAATCAGTCTTTTAATCAATACTGATGAATATAAGTAGTAATCAATACTGATGAGTGTGGTTT comes from the Brassica napus cultivar Da-Ae chromosome A7, Da-Ae, whole genome shotgun sequence genome and includes:
- the LOC106356888 gene encoding uncharacterized protein LOC106356888, which translates into the protein MAKQRRVLSVSSNRTRVSPYPLRSSRTKKEKEPELPIQTEGPSQWEDVRCVICQEPPHNAVLLRCSSSSTGCRAYMCDTSARHSNCFKQYRLKNMNRLTKAFNCPYCRGEVQETMKVSGAMRYLNAKPRGCAFEGCVFSGSYSQLKNHLKAAHPGFTGPVVDQRRHLAWEQMQRAAEYTEVMTAAGIPHSPQVVQRYSLASYPIEVNGVAHDRMPFNLPPNPVIRLNINGVEHDQFPHNLPPNPMIRISISGVVRNLSLGVR
- the LOC106356889 gene encoding uncharacterized protein LOC106356889 → MYQEAALLLALLCVSSNVAVSAPIRDGLLPNGNFEIGPKPSQLKGSVVKERNAVAHWDMTGFVEYIKAGQKQDDMVLVVPEGSSAVRLGNEASISQKISVRSGRLYSITFSAARTCAQDERLNISVTHESGVIPIQTMYGSDGWDSYSWAFKAGGPEIVIRIHNPGHEEHPACGPLIDAVAIKALFPPRFSGYNLIKNGNFEEGPYVFSTAKWGVLIPPFIEDDNSPLPGWIIESLKAVKYVDKAHFFVPEGHRAIELVGGKESAVSQIVRTSPNKFYALTFNVGDARDACEGPMAVEAFAGRGKTLVEYVSKGKGGFKRGRLVFKAVSARTRVTFLSTFYHMKNDHSGSLCGPVVDDVRLVAVKTLRG